The sequence AGCTCCTCAAGGCGGACTTCTGGCGCTACAAGCTCCACTACAGCCACTTCCTCAATCAGAACCCGACGCTGTTCCAGCCCGTGGGCGGGATGGACGCCATCGCGAAGGCATTCGAGAAGCGTGTCCGGCCGTTCATGCGGCACAACAGCGTGGTCGAGGAGATCCGAAAGACGCCCGCCGGCGTCCGCGTGGTGGCGGGAGGCGAGGCCATCGACGCCGATTTCGCCATCTGCACCATACCCGCCACCGTCCTGAGGGACATCCCCAACGACTTTTCCCCAAAGACCCGGGCGGTCATCGAGTCGATCAAGTTCGTGCCCGCGGTCAAGATCGCCTTCCAGGCCCGCCGACGGTTCTGGGAAGAGGATCAAGCCATCTACGGAGGCATATCGTGGACGGACCAGGACATCACCCAGATCTGGTATCCGCCCTACGGCTATCACCGGGACAAGGGAATCATCATGGGCGCCTATATCTGGGGCGAGAAGCCGGGACTGCGCTTTGGCGGCATGGCGCCGGCGGAGCGGCTGCGGGCCGCGGCCGCCGAGGGGGAGCGCATCCACCCCGGTTACGCCTCGGAGATCGAAACCGGGGTCAGCCGTTCCTGGCTCAAGACACCCTTCCAGAAGGGCGGCTGGCCCAGAAGCCGCCACAAGTCGCCCGAAGCGCTCCAGAGGCCGGACGGGGCCATCCACTTCGCCGGTGATCAGGTCAGCGGTCTGCCGGGATGGCAAGAGGGGGCCGTGCTGGGGGCCCACATGGCGGTCAATGCCATCAACGGGCGGGTCCTGGCCGAGTAGCACGAAGGACCGAACCGCGCACCTTCACACCCGCTTCGAGGACAGGACGGCCTGGTCTGCGTGGCGCCGGATACCCAATGGAAGGTGGTGGAATGGGTGAACTGAGGATCTACACCCTGGCGGCGCGAGTGCTCCCTTGGGCCATGGCCGTGAGCTTCGCGTTCAGGTGGGGCGCCGGCTACGCCAGGACCCGCCCGGTGGTCGAGGACGGCTCCATGGCGGACCTGCTGAAGTCCCTCCACATCTCCGTCGGCGTGACGCTCTTGATGCGGCTGGTGGCGCGCGTGGTGGTGAGGATCCTCTACCCTCCTCCGCCTCTGCCCTGCCCGGCTCTCCGCCTTCAACCGCGCCGTGGTGCGCCTCGGCCGCTTCGCCACTCTCGCCCTTGCGGCTGCGGCGATCCACCTGGGCTCGGTGAAGGAGAGCGGCGACGGCGGCGTGGTCCAGTGGTTCAGCCTCCAGTGTCTCGGCGATTCGACGTGATCTGCCGGATGGCGCTGTGGCGAACGCTGGTGCTTTCACTCGTCCTCGGCGCCCCCTTACCCACGCTGCGGATTGCTCCACCGACCGGGCCAAGGTGAAGGCCGTCACGGCGTTCGTGGAGAAGAACTACAAGACGTCCAACATGATCGTTGGGCGCCACAGAAACCTGGACCACTTCATGGTATTCGCCTTTGTCCACGATCCGGTGGAAGGCGACTGCACGGCAGAGGTGAAGGTCGATGAGGAGTGCCGGATCACGAACCTGGAGGGCGCGAGTTTGACCGCCGAGGCCGTGAGAAAGCAGACGCTTCGCTGCACGCCTTGACGGCGCCGCCGGGCCTGGATACCGCCTGGTCGTGCGCGGGGCCGTTCCTCGGTTCAGGTCCCCGGGGCTTTGTTGGGGAATAATAAAGAATAGTTGACGGCGCTGATTCGCGTCGGTAGGCGGCTGGAGGGGCTAACCTAGCGCCCCTAGGCGGCGGACTTCTTCCCCGTCGCCGTCTTCTTCTTCTCGATCTTCGCGTCAGCCGCCCGGAACATCGCCCGCGCCAGTTCACGCGGATCTTCCGGCATCGGGCGGTGTTCAGGCTTCGGCTTCTTGGCCGGCTTCGCTGGCATGGTCGTCTTTTCTACTTCATGCCCGGCAGCCGCTGCAAGCAGAACGGCGCAGAACAACAGTACGGCAC is a genomic window of Deltaproteobacteria bacterium containing:
- a CDS encoding FAD-dependent oxidoreductase, producing the protein LLKADFWRYKLHYSHFLNQNPTLFQPVGGMDAIAKAFEKRVRPFMRHNSVVEEIRKTPAGVRVVAGGEAIDADFAICTIPATVLRDIPNDFSPKTRAVIESIKFVPAVKIAFQARRRFWEEDQAIYGGISWTDQDITQIWYPPYGYHRDKGIIMGAYIWGEKPGLRFGGMAPAERLRAAAAEGERIHPGYASEIETGVSRSWLKTPFQKGGWPRSRHKSPEALQRPDGAIHFAGDQVSGLPGWQEGAVLGAHMAVNAINGRVLAE